In Desulfosediminicola ganghwensis, a single window of DNA contains:
- the dut gene encoding dUTP diphosphatase yields MTSFRTPTVRSLPVKFCWLLPEEQHDLQLPSYETAGSAGMDVGAAVEDDLELAPGEIVLVPTGFAVAIPEGFEIQVRPRSGLAVKHGITIINSPGTIDSDYRGEVKVGLINLGKNSFTIRRGDRIAQLVLAPVTLACWDVCTELDDTDRGAGGFGHTGVR; encoded by the coding sequence ATGACATCTTTTCGAACTCCCACAGTACGAAGCTTGCCAGTTAAATTCTGTTGGTTACTGCCTGAAGAACAACATGATCTCCAGTTGCCATCATATGAAACAGCCGGGTCTGCCGGTATGGATGTAGGGGCGGCGGTGGAGGATGATCTTGAGCTCGCACCAGGTGAAATTGTGTTGGTGCCGACCGGCTTTGCCGTTGCTATTCCCGAAGGTTTCGAAATACAGGTTCGACCACGTAGTGGCCTGGCTGTAAAGCATGGCATTACTATTATAAATAGTCCTGGCACAATCGATTCAGACTATCGCGGTGAGGTGAAAGTCGGCCTCATCAACCTGGGAAAAAACAGCTTTACCATCAGGCGGGGGGATCGTATAGCTCAACTGGTTCTTGCTCCGGTAACGCTGGCCTGCTGGGATGTCTGTACCGAACTTGATGATACCGATCGCGGCGCTGGAGGCTTCGGCCATACCGGAGTTCGCTGA
- a CDS encoding MBL fold metallo-hydrolase gives MRFSVLGSGSRGNSVYIESGATGILIDNGFSGKELEKRLLSIGRSLDNITAICLTHEHNDHVAGAGVISRRCKVPVHANPGTFEGAEKRLGKLYQRADFATGDELSIDDLQVRSFRISHDTLDPVGYVVSDGTKHFGYCTDTGKVSKLMELRLARCHGLVLEFNHDPEMLKNGPYPLMLKQRVRSSHGHLANEEAGEFLGSLVHNSLQVAVLAHLSETNNTPNFAMAAALPHMPADHPARLLAAEQDKATDLFQL, from the coding sequence ATGAGATTCAGTGTGCTTGGCAGCGGCAGCCGGGGAAATTCTGTCTATATAGAAAGCGGTGCTACCGGGATACTTATTGATAATGGTTTCTCAGGTAAAGAGCTTGAGAAACGGTTACTTTCTATTGGTCGAAGTCTGGACAATATTACAGCGATCTGTCTGACCCACGAACATAATGACCATGTTGCCGGAGCAGGAGTTATTTCGCGGCGCTGCAAGGTACCTGTTCATGCAAATCCAGGTACCTTTGAGGGGGCGGAGAAGAGGCTGGGTAAGCTATATCAGAGGGCTGATTTTGCCACGGGAGACGAGTTGAGCATCGACGATCTTCAGGTGAGATCGTTTCGCATCTCCCATGATACACTCGATCCGGTTGGCTATGTGGTGAGTGATGGTACGAAACATTTTGGCTACTGTACCGATACAGGTAAAGTTTCTAAGTTGATGGAGTTACGGCTTGCCCGGTGCCATGGCCTCGTCCTTGAGTTTAACCATGACCCGGAAATGTTGAAGAATGGACCGTATCCACTGATGCTCAAGCAAAGGGTGCGATCCAGTCATGGCCATCTGGCAAACGAGGAAGCTGGAGAGTTCTTAGGTAGCCTGGTACACAACTCTTTGCAGGTTGCGGTATTGGCTCACCTGAGCGAAACCAATAATACCCCTAATTTTGCCATGGCTGCTGCGCTGCCCCACATGCCGGCTGACCATCCTGCCAGACTGCTTGCCGCTGAGCAGGACAAGGCGACAGATCTTTTTCAACTCTGA
- the yhbY gene encoding ribosome assembly RNA-binding protein YhbY produces MTEIKNDEKPALTSRQKKYLKSLAHDLPALVQVGKEGLSESLIEAADVELERRELIKVKLGKNSGVEKDLGGEQLAKATDSYLVQIIGKTLILYRANPKRKKDERIKLPKA; encoded by the coding sequence ATGACTGAAATTAAAAATGACGAAAAACCTGCTCTTACCAGCAGGCAGAAGAAATATCTTAAAAGCCTCGCTCATGACCTGCCGGCGCTGGTTCAGGTTGGTAAGGAAGGTTTGAGCGAATCGCTTATCGAAGCCGCCGATGTCGAACTCGAACGACGCGAGCTTATCAAGGTAAAACTTGGCAAAAACAGTGGTGTGGAAAAGGATCTGGGCGGAGAACAGCTCGCCAAGGCAACAGACAGTTACCTTGTTCAAATCATTGGTAAAACCCTGATTCTTTATCGCGCAAATCCCAAACGTAAAAAAGACGAGCGCATCAAGCTTCCCAAAGCCTAA
- a CDS encoding TraB/GumN family protein, translating to MTTTETDAYDYGPDVHRITIADKEILLIGTAHISQESVDLVEQVINSEQPDCVCLELDDQRYHAMSRKENWQALDLKQVIRNKQLSTLLVSLLMGSYQKKLGNQLGVKPGAELLAGADSAKANDIPISLCDRDVRITLRRAWKSTSLFRKGHLLTSLLASVFDSEEISKEQLEDMKKKDVLSTLMSEMGESFPDLKRVLIDERDIYLAEKIKASAGQKLVAVVGAGHVAGIKKSLPQDQQNKIAEISTIPPISKGWKVAGWSVPMLILASLVAIGVMKGASVAGANLMFWIVANGIPAACGALLALAHPFTTIGAFTAAPITSLTPVIGAGYVTAFIQVMTRPPVVREFESVGDDISSFTGWWKNKLLRVFLVFFFTGLGSAIGTWVGGYEIFKNLIS from the coding sequence ATGACAACAACAGAAACCGACGCTTATGACTATGGACCAGATGTTCATAGAATCACGATTGCCGATAAGGAAATCCTCCTCATCGGCACTGCCCACATCTCACAGGAATCTGTAGATCTCGTAGAACAGGTAATCAATTCGGAGCAGCCCGACTGTGTCTGCCTGGAACTTGATGACCAGCGCTACCATGCCATGTCCCGCAAGGAGAACTGGCAGGCTCTGGATCTTAAACAGGTCATTCGCAACAAGCAGCTGTCCACTCTCCTGGTCAGCCTGCTGATGGGGTCCTACCAGAAAAAACTCGGGAACCAATTAGGGGTTAAACCTGGTGCCGAACTTCTGGCAGGTGCTGACAGCGCCAAAGCAAATGACATTCCTATTAGTCTCTGCGATCGAGATGTTCGAATCACTTTACGGAGAGCATGGAAATCAACCTCATTGTTTCGTAAAGGCCATTTATTGACTTCTCTTCTGGCCAGTGTTTTCGATTCAGAAGAGATCAGCAAAGAACAGCTTGAAGACATGAAGAAGAAAGATGTGCTTTCCACCCTCATGTCTGAAATGGGAGAATCATTTCCTGATCTGAAGCGAGTGCTGATTGACGAGCGTGACATATATCTTGCCGAGAAAATTAAAGCTTCTGCTGGTCAGAAACTGGTTGCAGTAGTCGGTGCAGGACATGTAGCAGGTATAAAAAAGTCTTTACCGCAGGATCAGCAAAACAAGATAGCGGAAATTAGCACTATTCCGCCGATTTCCAAGGGATGGAAAGTCGCAGGGTGGTCTGTCCCCATGCTGATTCTCGCTTCACTCGTGGCCATCGGGGTGATGAAAGGCGCCAGTGTTGCAGGTGCCAATTTGATGTTTTGGATTGTCGCCAACGGTATTCCTGCGGCTTGTGGTGCCCTTTTGGCACTTGCCCACCCGTTCACCACTATAGGGGCTTTTACCGCAGCCCCTATCACAAGCCTGACACCGGTTATCGGTGCAGGTTATGTAACCGCTTTTATTCAGGTTATGACACGACCTCCTGTAGTTCGTGAATTTGAATCAGTTGGTGATGACATCTCGTCCTTCACCGGCTGGTGGAAAAATAAACTTCTCAGGGTCTTCCTGGTATTTTTCTTCACCGGTCTCGGCTCAGCTATCGGCACCTGGGTAGGCGGCTATGAAATCTTTAAAAATTTAATAAGTTAA
- a CDS encoding LysM peptidoglycan-binding domain-containing protein produces MISSALFLSGCAINEKSDYLATKDGNIEGAADNDINDPDLKYLSSESDADLDEELRALSETGEWGEDTTITGVEQLFDFPVVTNKQVEMYLNLFQTSQRRSFESWLARSGKYVPFIEHELEKAGLPKDLVYLSMIESGYSQRAYSRSRAVGLWQFMAATGKQYNLKIDSYIDQRIDPEESTASAIAYLGDLYKEFGDWHLAVAAYNAGPGKIRNGLKRYQVDNFWDLAQHKYLHLETKRYVPKLIAAIMISRQPERYGFTNIAYEEPLTYDKIQVEPGMPLDAVAIISGTNVREIKALNQELRRGKTPPNKVGYSVKIPAGSRSLAMSNLDNLHSYVSTGYKTHTIKRGETIASICRKYNLNTTALLKVNNLRSSNLKPGTNLRVPYPMVKYQLLPDGDLSNLAAYNDNLILHKIQSGETISKIAKKYKVPQNMIVSWNGLKSVHSIRAGQQLALFIEDANKSTSGTRRILASTSKLIIDQPATSALVSSSGAIPTLTAQKKGLPDEVSIPSDYNWYKVQDGDSLWTISRRFNISADSIRELNNLKSNLIHPGSRLIIRKG; encoded by the coding sequence ATGATTTCGTCAGCACTTTTTCTCTCAGGCTGCGCGATCAATGAAAAATCCGATTATCTTGCAACAAAAGACGGAAATATCGAAGGAGCCGCTGACAACGACATCAATGATCCCGACCTCAAATACCTTTCAAGCGAATCAGATGCGGACCTTGATGAAGAATTACGGGCTTTAAGTGAAACAGGTGAATGGGGAGAAGATACCACCATCACCGGAGTAGAACAACTCTTCGATTTCCCCGTGGTAACTAATAAACAGGTAGAGATGTACCTGAACCTGTTTCAGACCAGCCAGCGCCGCAGTTTTGAGAGTTGGCTTGCTCGCTCTGGTAAATATGTCCCTTTCATTGAGCATGAGCTGGAAAAGGCCGGACTACCCAAAGACCTTGTATATCTCTCAATGATTGAGAGCGGCTACAGCCAACGCGCCTATTCCCGCTCCCGGGCGGTTGGTCTCTGGCAGTTTATGGCGGCCACCGGCAAACAATACAACCTGAAAATTGACTCATATATAGACCAGCGCATAGACCCGGAAGAATCCACAGCCTCTGCAATCGCATATCTTGGCGATCTCTACAAAGAGTTCGGTGACTGGCATCTTGCTGTTGCCGCCTATAATGCCGGGCCAGGAAAAATTCGTAATGGTCTGAAGCGCTATCAGGTAGATAATTTCTGGGATCTTGCCCAGCATAAATATCTACACCTCGAAACCAAGCGCTATGTACCCAAGCTGATAGCAGCAATCATGATCTCAAGACAGCCCGAGAGATATGGTTTTACCAATATCGCCTACGAAGAGCCTCTTACATACGATAAAATCCAGGTCGAACCAGGCATGCCCCTTGATGCTGTAGCTATTATCTCCGGCACCAACGTCAGGGAAATCAAGGCTCTCAATCAGGAACTCCGTCGCGGCAAGACCCCTCCCAACAAGGTCGGTTACAGTGTAAAAATACCGGCAGGAAGCAGATCGCTTGCCATGTCGAATCTTGACAATCTGCACTCCTATGTCAGCACCGGTTACAAGACGCACACTATCAAGCGGGGAGAAACTATCGCCTCAATCTGTAGAAAGTATAACCTGAACACCACTGCGCTGTTGAAAGTGAATAATCTCAGGTCCTCCAATCTCAAACCGGGGACCAATCTCCGCGTTCCGTATCCGATGGTAAAATACCAGTTGCTGCCGGACGGTGATTTGAGCAATCTCGCTGCATATAATGATAATCTGATCCTGCATAAAATCCAAAGTGGCGAGACTATCTCCAAAATTGCTAAAAAGTACAAGGTTCCGCAAAACATGATTGTCTCCTGGAACGGCTTGAAAAGTGTCCACTCAATCCGCGCCGGGCAGCAACTCGCACTCTTTATAGAGGATGCGAATAAAAGCACCTCAGGAACCAGGCGAATACTCGCTTCAACCAGTAAGTTGATTATCGATCAACCGGCTACATCTGCGCTCGTATCATCATCAGGTGCTATCCCCACACTTACTGCACAGAAAAAGGGCTTGCCGGATGAAGTTTCCATCCCGAGCGACTATAATTGGTACAAGGTTCAGGATGGTGATTCGTTATGGACCATCTCCCGCAGATTTAACATCTCTGCGGATAGCATCCGGGAGTTGAACAACCTCAAGTCCAATCTCATCCACCCTGGTAGTAGGCTTATTATCCGAAAGGGATAG
- a CDS encoding transglycosylase domain-containing protein: MLKKLFYFFLFVCFAAVATASGGLYYYIVLEPGTEIDENNIGSILGKESPVFYNDNQTKLGVFFDEAHRQYVRYGEIPEDFVNALVAAEDNRFFEHFGFDVFGITRAVIRNVQAGRIVQGGSTLTQQTAKNLFKRTERSYKAKLKELLFALRLEYRYPKEKIFEFYANQFYVSGNGHGLGVAARYYFDKKPSELTLVECAFIAGSVKRPNYYNPFIKKTRESAELAEQRARGRLKYVLDKMLELEMIGLGKYREALASNIGFNQGQVGYSLDYVMEMVKDAVTTQEITESLEKHDIDNVATSGIRIITTVDKDIQAKTLYALRHDLSRLDTLLRGYERDEVQQEYSEMTYTGDNRLDVGSFLFGTVSSVTVTGGQILAVVDFGRKLGAGTLDTKGFEHLVDPRVKWQKNIWAKPAKADTEKLAGQIQPGDKIWVSVRDVNEVGDVLLDLEKYPKVQGATMVMKDGMIRAMAGGTENRFYNRAVYAKRTMGSSLKPFVFAAALQLGWNSSDLLQNSRDVFVYHNQPYFPRPDHQSPHEWVSMSWAGVKSENLASVWLLANLCEQLNPIQFKTVADHLGLTPKVVNGEQEPYRTYRNRIRDRYGIVVNQDVLREAAYNAALRNSEADFMFENMIEEYKYFNSLHYGLNFDNFTEQLNASLKDRSKLKNYEIEELQLRKKILSKTFLKFEELRSQLHNYTDRLEDPLGLMRPDLLGDDLNSGELFFDFNLGRYVFMPRKLVHGDLRVINRRNLQQQLFVSTEVERKQFWGNILLYGEVSVESFDMLSRQMDFEYRRLQRELPYSFEVLSEVKDFRINVGLRYLIDLARQMGVKSDLQPVLSFALGSNVMSLLETTRMYETMVTGKLTTYGEHPQGSDNDSLLIIDRIESSDGRLLYQPERHVTPVLGEKSRIAVNNILENVMKFGTGRRADKAVKIAAADGSGAGNLTVPVPLMGKTGTANRYTNASFFGYLPGLGQSGTYMVPEKGYAVGAYVGFDDNSDMRKSTIRITGAAGALPSWVDIVNTIIQERSYIESFDPVDLSFNGLQLKYNNLGQLNMAVKGDGGGVIGQPASTVSELSRYKPSILTFGQVSESGFIPERTFEPFWQVGEGLLFSVSDELVNAFEP, translated from the coding sequence ATGTTAAAGAAGCTATTCTATTTTTTCCTGTTTGTCTGTTTTGCAGCTGTAGCAACGGCTTCAGGTGGACTGTACTATTATATCGTGCTGGAACCTGGTACCGAGATTGATGAGAATAATATCGGGTCAATTCTTGGTAAGGAAAGTCCTGTATTTTATAATGATAATCAGACAAAGCTCGGAGTGTTTTTTGACGAGGCTCACCGTCAATATGTTCGATATGGCGAGATTCCTGAAGATTTTGTCAATGCTTTGGTGGCGGCTGAGGATAACCGGTTCTTTGAGCATTTCGGCTTTGACGTTTTCGGAATTACCAGGGCGGTTATCAGAAATGTTCAGGCGGGTAGAATTGTCCAGGGCGGTAGTACCCTGACCCAGCAGACAGCAAAAAATCTATTTAAAAGAACCGAGAGATCATATAAGGCGAAATTAAAAGAGTTGCTCTTTGCGTTGCGGCTTGAATATCGCTATCCGAAGGAAAAAATATTCGAATTTTATGCCAACCAGTTCTATGTGAGTGGGAACGGTCATGGATTGGGGGTTGCCGCAAGATATTACTTTGACAAGAAGCCGAGTGAGCTGACTTTGGTTGAGTGTGCCTTTATTGCCGGCAGTGTCAAAAGACCCAATTATTATAATCCATTCATCAAGAAAACCAGAGAAAGTGCTGAGCTGGCAGAGCAGCGGGCCAGGGGACGTTTGAAATATGTGCTCGATAAAATGCTCGAGCTGGAAATGATCGGCCTAGGGAAATACCGGGAAGCACTTGCTTCCAATATTGGTTTTAATCAGGGGCAGGTGGGGTACTCTCTCGATTATGTGATGGAGATGGTTAAGGATGCTGTCACGACCCAGGAGATAACCGAGAGTCTGGAAAAACACGATATAGACAATGTGGCTACTTCCGGTATCCGGATTATCACCACCGTTGATAAGGATATCCAGGCAAAAACCCTCTACGCTCTTCGTCACGACCTCTCCCGTCTCGACACCTTACTGCGCGGTTATGAGCGTGATGAAGTGCAGCAGGAATACAGTGAGATGACGTATACCGGTGACAATCGGCTGGATGTCGGCTCATTTCTTTTCGGCACGGTAAGCAGTGTCACAGTGACCGGCGGCCAGATCCTCGCTGTTGTCGATTTTGGTAGAAAACTCGGGGCAGGTACGCTTGATACCAAGGGTTTTGAGCATCTGGTCGATCCCCGGGTAAAGTGGCAGAAGAATATCTGGGCCAAGCCAGCCAAGGCTGATACGGAAAAGCTTGCCGGGCAGATTCAGCCTGGAGATAAAATATGGGTAAGCGTCCGCGACGTGAACGAGGTTGGCGATGTGCTGCTCGACCTGGAAAAATACCCCAAGGTCCAGGGCGCAACTATGGTTATGAAGGATGGTATGATCCGGGCCATGGCGGGCGGTACGGAAAATCGCTTTTATAACCGTGCCGTCTACGCGAAACGGACAATGGGCTCTTCCCTCAAACCATTTGTCTTCGCAGCTGCTTTGCAACTGGGCTGGAACAGTTCGGATCTGCTCCAGAATTCCAGGGATGTATTCGTCTATCATAATCAGCCGTATTTCCCTCGTCCCGACCACCAGAGTCCCCATGAATGGGTCTCGATGAGCTGGGCAGGTGTAAAATCTGAAAATCTCGCGTCTGTCTGGTTGCTGGCAAATCTCTGTGAGCAATTGAACCCTATCCAGTTTAAAACGGTTGCCGATCATCTCGGCCTCACGCCAAAGGTCGTGAACGGAGAGCAGGAGCCGTATCGTACATACCGAAACCGCATTCGTGATCGTTACGGCATAGTGGTGAATCAGGATGTACTTCGCGAGGCCGCATACAATGCAGCTCTACGAAATAGTGAAGCTGATTTTATGTTTGAGAACATGATTGAGGAGTACAAGTACTTCAACTCGCTGCATTACGGCTTGAATTTTGACAACTTTACGGAACAGCTCAACGCGAGTCTCAAAGACCGATCCAAACTAAAGAATTACGAGATCGAGGAGTTGCAGCTCAGAAAGAAAATTCTTTCAAAGACCTTTCTCAAGTTCGAAGAGTTACGAAGTCAACTCCACAATTACACCGACAGGTTGGAAGATCCGCTTGGTCTAATGCGACCGGACCTGCTTGGCGATGATTTAAATTCCGGTGAATTATTTTTCGATTTTAATCTTGGTCGATATGTTTTCATGCCAAGAAAATTGGTGCATGGCGACCTCAGAGTCATAAACCGCAGAAATCTTCAGCAACAGCTATTTGTCTCGACAGAGGTGGAGCGCAAACAGTTCTGGGGTAATATCCTTCTCTACGGAGAGGTGTCAGTAGAGTCGTTTGACATGCTTTCAAGACAGATGGATTTTGAGTACCGCCGCCTGCAACGGGAGCTGCCTTACAGCTTTGAGGTGCTTTCCGAGGTGAAGGATTTCAGGATCAATGTCGGGTTGAGGTATCTGATCGATCTAGCCCGGCAGATGGGAGTAAAAAGCGATCTGCAACCAGTGCTCTCTTTTGCCCTTGGCTCAAATGTAATGAGTTTGCTTGAGACGACCAGGATGTACGAAACCATGGTCACCGGTAAGCTGACAACCTATGGGGAGCATCCACAGGGGAGTGATAACGACAGTCTGCTGATTATTGATCGGATAGAATCCAGCGATGGCAGACTCCTCTATCAGCCGGAGCGTCACGTTACTCCAGTGCTTGGAGAAAAGAGCCGGATTGCTGTAAATAACATACTGGAAAATGTGATGAAGTTCGGTACCGGTCGTCGAGCCGACAAAGCGGTGAAGATTGCCGCGGCTGACGGCTCCGGGGCTGGCAACCTGACGGTTCCTGTGCCATTGATGGGCAAGACCGGAACCGCGAACCGTTACACCAATGCATCATTCTTTGGGTATCTGCCGGGGTTGGGTCAGAGCGGTACCTATATGGTCCCGGAAAAAGGCTATGCCGTAGGCGCCTATGTTGGTTTTGACGATAATTCAGATATGCGCAAATCAACAATTCGAATCACTGGGGCCGCCGGTGCGTTGCCGTCCTGGGTTGATATCGTAAATACCATTATCCAGGAGCGGAGCTATATAGAGTCATTTGATCCGGTTGATCTCTCTTTTAATGGCCTGCAGTTAAAATATAATAATCTTGGCCAACTGAACATGGCAGTGAAGGGTGATGGTGGGGGAGTGATTGGTCAGCCTGCCAGCACTGTGAGCGAATTGAGTCGCTATAAGCCTTCAATTCTTACCTTTGGTCAAGTAAGTGAAAGTGGTTTCATCCCGGAGAGAACTTTCGAACCCTTCTGGCAGGTTGGAGAAGGATTGCTTTTTTCTGTCTCTGATGAGCTGGTAAATGCTTTCGAGCCTTGA